Proteins encoded within one genomic window of Humulus lupulus chromosome 1, drHumLupu1.1, whole genome shotgun sequence:
- the LOC133832106 gene encoding uncharacterized protein LOC133832106 has protein sequence MSYNTGWQNHPKFSWTSGQGSEQQFQPNQPQYPHPPPGFYQSQNRPPQQQIPMKQPEAQPDVLNQFMTEIRAFSQNLETQIGQLANLMTKRAQGNLPSTTEVNPKVKCNAISLRGGKELE, from the coding sequence ATGAGTTACAATACAGGGTGGCAGAATCACCCAAAATTTTCTTGGACAAGTGGTCAGGGTAGTGAGCAACAATTTCAACCGAATCAACCTCAGTATCCACATCCCCCTCCTGGGTTTTATCAATcacaaaatagaccaccacaACAGCAAATACCTATGAAGCAACCTGAAGCACAGCCTGATGTACTGAACCAATTCATGACTGAGATAAGGGCGTTTAGTCAAAATTTGGAGACTCAAATTGGTCAGTTGGCTAACCTAATGACAAAACGTGCTCAAGGGAACTTACCAAGCACTACAGAAGTAAACCCAAAAGTAAAATGTAATGCGATATCTTTGAGGGGTGGTAAGGAATTAGAATAG